AATGGATGGCTATGAGATGTGACTTAATTATATCATAAATCAGCATCACATCAAAATTAAATGTCTGtatatctatgtgtgtgtgtgtgtgtgttatcctCACAGCTGTGCCAGGTGAGTGTGGCCTACCTGGTAAGCTCTAATGAGGGTGTGCACAGCCAGGTGGTCCTCCACCACTTTCTCTGCCACGCCTAGTGAGTGGGACAACACTCGGCCCTGCAGCAGAGCAGAGGGCCGTCTCTCATCCGCCTCGCCAGATGGACCGGAGGCCTGGATGTTACGGAAGAAACTGTCCCAAGACTacagcagagagacagacagatccATCAAAGGAACACTGGTATATGTAACATGATTATTCAGTGAGTAGTGAATGCTTGGACACGGGTGACAGAATAGGGAAAAGCTGGATGAGAATCCAGGACAACGCAACTACATCAGATGCCCCAGGCAGCTGAACTAAGAATAACAtaatttaacaagaaaaacCTTAGTAAGGTCAGGGATATTCAGCTGTATTTCAGGACCAGTACTGGCACCAGCTTGCAATTTGAGTAACTTCTGCACAAATTCTCTAGGTGTCATAGTTTTctctttaaattttcatttatggACAAAAGGTATATTCAACCgaccttttttctttgtaactTAAGCTGGAGTTTATGCTACACATTGTTACCTCGTGGACGTTTTTATGGTCATCCAGCCATGCCAAATACATCTCCTCCACATAGCTGGAGTTGCTGACCACTGCTGGAAGAGGATCAGTCCTAGAGGAGCAGACTCTCTTTGGATGAGCCCAGCAGCGCCAGGTCAGCCCTCCCGCACGCCATCGAAGCAAGGGGCTCCCTCCGCCTTTCAGCACACCAGCTAATACCCGAAACTGACtcatctaaacaaaaaaaaattaagataacACTAAAGGTTAAGACAGACATATCACGCAGGAATGTGAACATTGCACATCTAGAGCTGAATTTTTACCGCAAACGGAATGGGACATTTTTGTAAAAATCCCAGATAGACTGATACTCATCTGTGTTTGGGAAAAGCGCAAATCACACCTAAAGGGACTATGTTTGCAACACAGGGTGGCTTTAACAGTTTGCACTGAGATTCACTGAGATCAGCCTGAAGGAACAGTCCGTTTCTGCGTAGAACGTGTGCAGCTGCAAAACGCGAACAGCCCGTATGACGCTCCACTAAGTGCTGCAGTATGTGACCGACTGCTACATTCTTCCTCATCTTTTTCctgcatgattttttttgtttccttcacTCAACATCGCAGGCATCAGtatcaaaacattttatatttcattcTGCGACTGTTCCACTTTCGGACCTCTAATCCCTCACCAAAATAAATCCTCATAATCTCCGCTCGTCCCTGACACTGCTCAAGCGCAACACGGAACAAAAATATGCAGGGTTAAAATGTCACCTGTCTTTTATTTCTATAAAGTGCCTTTACCTTAGACTGCACTGTTCTTTGGCTTTACTGTCATCGCCGAGAGGTGCAAGTGGGACAGGTATCAATGAAGGTGACACAGATCCGAGGACAAGAGCAGCTGCTCGGCACGCCCCCTCGGTGTCAGGTGACGCTTCTCCGCACAGAGACAACTTGCTGCACCCAAAGGGGCCTAGGTAGCGACCTAAAATATCTGTTCATAcagaggattaaaaaaaaagataattaaaaacaaatagatgCAATCAAATAAACATATATAGCATATATATAGCAAACCTATTAGttcttgtgtttgtgctgtgaaCTCAATTTTATAATCAGAAAACTTGCCTCAATCCTGTCACTTCAGGCACACGGTTAACATCCACCCAAGTAATTTTTCTTTCTAAGATGCATCACACATATGTCAATGTTAATTACATAAACCAATTAAACTTTTATAAAGGCTGAACACGAGTCATTTGAACAAGGGCTTTCAGATTGATGGGCTTCTACCTTGAGTGggttaaacaataaaataattggcCCTCCTTCCCACCCCTTCTCCCTCCACCCTCTTTCCTTCCCCATTTCTAACCCCGCTCTCCTCCTCATCTGGATTTTCATCTTTCATACTTGCTGCCATAGAAGGAACAGTATTATCAATCATGACAAACACACCACTGAAAGGGGGATAATGGAGTGAGCACTAGTCGCAAGAGGATCAAGCAGACAGAACAGGGTAGGTCTAAATATCAGAGCATCGCTAATCACAGCATCCccgttttgttgttttaagctCCTTTTAATGACACGAAAATGTCTGTTTCTTAACACACTTCATATAACAATGTATCAATAATTCTCAACCAGCAATAAGGCTCAGTGTCTCCTGagagttttttccttttttctattATTTGCATTTGCTTAACATTTGTGTTTGCTGCTGCTCTGCAGGTGACCCGGACTTTGCAGGGTCAGGCAATTATGAACTGAAATGCCATTTTGTTGCAGTGACTTTGCCGCCTGACGGAGATGGAGTGAAGACCAGCTGCTTTTTGGCACGTTATTATTAATGTTCATTGATGAAACGACCTGTGCCGCTGGGTAACATTACAAGCTCGATGTTAAATAACTTCCTGTTTAGAATGATTACATCACTACACTGGGCAAAACCGGAGCGGCTGTCTGTGAATGCAGTGGTAAAAATCAGAAAGGAGTGAATATTCCATAAACTCCCATTTCTAGTGACATATAAAGATTaattaaaaaagggaaaagagaagaaaacaaaacagtcttAATATATCACCATTTCTGTTGACTAAGGTTATTCATTTGCAGGATCAGCCTGCCAAATTCAGTCAATGTTTAGTGTTATTTGATTAAATCCAGCAGGCACCAGCAACCTGAATAATGTTCACATCCAGGTAACCCACGCTCACATCGACAGTTAGATCTGCTTAACCAAATTAACTTTATGCGTGAGTCCGCAGCTTGTTTGGTCAATGCAGGGCTCAGtacaaagagcagaagaagCAGATAATGTGTAATCCACTTACCCCAGCCAAGCCTACACACCATTTATGGAAGTCCACGTCATGAGGTTATTTAGGAGCCCTAATTCATCTAATACAGCATGTTTGAAGGCGGAATTTAATTTTTCTGAAAGCCCTAGGTACACGTGCTATCACAAAAATCAATCAGATGATTAAATAATGTATGATTTCATGAAATTAAGTGACAAATTTGCAGCGCCAAGACACTGTTCCAAACTGGACGGAGCCCAGAGATTGCAGCAAAATCTGTTATTTTTGATGGATAATTACATTACCCTGATGTATAGAAACTACATAATGTTACACTACAGAACGACCTCTTTAAAGAATTTTCGGTTCAATCATTGCGCCTAAATTTCACATTGTGGCGATCACTTTAGTCAGTGAACCCTGTTTATTTGAGCAGGGAAACGCAACGCAGAGCAGAGAAATACATGTCATACTTTTATTAAGAAATTATAATAAAACGTACAACCTAAAAGCCTAAATTACAGTTCTATGCAATACTCACAGGCTTTAATGTAACCAAACCCATTAAATAGAATCCACACTGCCAATCagaaaacacagtaaacaaTAGAAAACGTGATCCccaaaataaatgtgtaaaaacattaacaaaataTTGTTCGTGccattttaactttatttaatcCCCCTGTATGTAGCAAATGAAGTTGTTCAGAGTAAAATGAAACATCTAGACTGTGAGTTTAAATTTCCTGTATGTTTAATTTGAGATGATTTACATTACTAGTGATTATTTTGATTGTTGTGATCCATAGTAAAATATGCCTTAAGGACAATATGTATGTTACACTTCGGTATCAGACAGGATATAAAAGAGCAGCATATATTTGTAGAATatttgataaataaatgttaccCATGCATAGACTACAGTATGGCATCTCATTCAGGCACCTCACCATAGCCCGGGTACAATAAGTAGAGAACACAACCAGAAAGTGTAGCAAACACAATACAAGACACGATAACCAGGGAGGATTATCATGTCCTGGAGTATCAATGGTGAAATTTGTTCACAACCATGCATATGATGAATATTTGGGCATATTTGTATTTagtgtgtaaaaaaaaccaaaaaaacaaaccctccACATTACATCTGGACTAAAGAAAGAACAGCAACCAGGATTTACTATTGCTATAAGTCTCTGAAAAAAGTCACCACATTTGGTGCCGTACTATGAGATTCCTATAATACCACCAGTGAGAAAGgcagaaatgtgttttgataGCTTGCATGTTGGGATCACAAACttaaagggtgtgtgtgtgtgagagagagagagagagagagagagggaggggaaaacaAGTGACCGTAACCACAATACTAAGGCCACACTGACTCTTTTACAAAGTGTGACTGGAGAAGGGAGGTAAGATTAGGTTACAGTTGTTTTCCTGTTAATGAGGGTCTGAAGTCACAGGAGACATCCCAGAATCCTTAGCAGTGTTCAAGGTGTCGGAGGCTGCTGGGGAAGAGACTGTCTCATAGATGAATCTGTAGAGGCTGACGTCAGGCCGTGTCGTGCGACAATTCTTGCACACCTCGTTGAAGTACTGGTTTAAAAGGTCATACAGCTGCCCTGTGAGGGTAAAAAGGGTGGTGGAGAGAGGGGAAGAGAGGTGGAAGAGAGACAAAAGAGACGCGGTCAAGAAACATGTAAGGAAGACGGGATTTAACAGAATAGGACCGAAAGCACAAACGGATTGTGAAcgagagaaacacagacactCAAGCAAAAAAAATGAAGGTGTACTCGGGCTCATTTATAAATCAAGCGCACATACTCACATGCAGTATGTGAGTGCGCACATACGCACTCACATActgcaatctttttttttttccccctctgtagCTCCACTTTAGGAAATGGATGGCTAGAGGGGAATTTCTCTGAAAGGCTTCAATAAATGTcaacagaagaaaaatgaaaagaggGGGAGGGAAGAGGCCGGGGCCAGTTTAGGCAGTAATCCACTCTGCGGCTCAGGCTGAATGGATGGGCTGAGGAGCGGGGAGATGGCCCATATGGTAGAGTACCTTAACATACCCATGGAGTGTGTGTGGTTATTTATACACACATTCCTGTAATGACACCAAGAAGGAAAACCTCCTTGAGGTGCAAAAGCAAAAAGTTCCTGTTTCTAATAATTCTACTGAGTGACCACAGCTTAGCCACAAACGTCTTGTGTGCGAATCTTACCAACGGTGACCCGTTTCTCGGTGAGGAAAGCGTGCATGTCATGAACATCTTTCATCAGCTGAGCATCTCCAAATGTGAAATACGCCACATCTCGCCCAGCCTCTGCTGCTGCCATGAACTGAATCAGCGCTGAAAAAGAGAGAAGGCGAATTTCAAGACGAAAATTCAGGCAACAACATTCACTCTATTTGCACCATTGGTTCCAGAATAAAACTATAAAGGTGTAATTGAGCGCTGAAAAGCATGACAGACTAAATAATTGGTCAATAAGCCAGATAATGTACAGCCTGTGGCATAAAAGAACATGAGTGGCAATTTGTATTAGTGGAGTAAATAATCCAGTGTTGGTAGAATAGCCTCGTAAACAGCATTCATTCTCTGAGCTCTTGCAAATTAGGTTTCatgacttttaaatatttaacagaATGGTTATACAGTTCAGATTAatgaacacacaaaacaagacattttcaaAAGCTCTGTAATCATTACTTCAAAATACCCGCCTAGTGTTATGTAAATACCACATCTCAAGTCAGCTCCTGGACTTTCATGTAAAATACAGTTATTAGCTTCCAAAAATACCAACTATGCTAACACTGGAGCTAATGGGCGGGGCCCCCCGGAAGCTAATATCATCCTCGGGGACTATGTGAAGTCCAGGGGATCTATTCATAGCATGCTGCAGAGGAAATTAGCAGCTTCAGTTTTAAATCCAACTGTCCAGAAACACAACCTTAAAGCACTGATGTGCACAGCAAAAACAGGGTACATGTGCCATGAATTAGGCATACAGGAAACTCTGCACATCCAACACACAATTGGCCAAAAAACAACAGTAAGAGTCTCCCTGCTTATGAAGACTGATGTTGTGTAAGCCAACGGAGACCAGCATCAGCTGGATTTATGGTCTTCTTTCTCTGTAATCAATCGCCCATTTAATGGAAAACATAAATGTGTCAGATGATctataaaagactgaaaagggACAGGAGAGTGACACCCTGGGAGAGCTTCTAATTGACTAGAGAGGCTTGAGAGAAAACAGCATCTTGGAAATTGTCGTACACTACATGCTACATAAATGCTGAAAGTCCTTCAGCAGGGGCTCTACTGACTGGGAGATGCCGTGATCAAGTCTGAGCTACTGATATTCACTGCAGTCTTGGGAATCCAGCCTTAAAATTTTAACGTAATAAATGTGACACAGATACTAGCCTAGTTTATAGATTTTGTTGCCATAAATCATCCAATTATACCTTTGAGCCGTGTGTCTCCACCAAAAGCTCCGCAGCCCCAGTTGCCTGTGGCCACTGCAGAGAGGTGCTTCCTGTTGGCATTATTTCGATGGAATCCGCAGTACGCctggaatgaaaacaaaagagggAGAAGGATGTAAGAGTGGGgaagacaaacaaacagtacagtCTTTTCTATGATCTCTCAGAGtctattaaaattaattaaaatcacATTAATGTATAATGTGGGGGCAAGTGTTAACCCTCAGGCTGAACCAtaagcaaatataaaaatatgcaataaagCATTTACTCGACTGAGAAGAGAAACAAGTCTGTTAAAAAAGtgcataatatatatttttcttagtcatgtggagaaaaaaactgcagtaaATTGGGAGTAATACTATTGAGAGTTATGTAGTATTTAGCAGTTGAGTAGTTTTACATATCACTTAGATTTTAACTGAAATTTTTTGCAGCTGTACCAGACAAAATGTCAAAGCTCATGGTAGTGAACTTTTTATCAAAAACAATGTAGCATCGGCCGTGTTCGGCACCATCGCACTGACACCTTTAAAAAGGTACTACAAATTAGAGCAGTACTTTATAGGTTTCTTGCCACCTTTCACAAACATGTTTGAAAAAAGAACCGCTGAACTAAATCTTCCCTCACCTTGTTGAGTTCTCTGGTCATCTTCTCGGGGAGAAACTGTTCCAGGAAGTGCCTGTATTTAAGAGCATCAATGGCCACAATCTCTGTACATCTTCTCTGCCAGTCATCCctggaaatgaaagaaagattttacatttaaaacatcagCACAAGtaccaacaaacacaaaaataatcCTATGGAGgggagagaaaaaattacctGGGTGTCTCGTCTTTGTGGATACCCACCCAATTGTAACTCTCAGCATAGCCAGAGTATTTACTGTATTGTTCAGCTCCTGCAGTATAAGACGAGGGAAATACGATATTACTCATTGCTCAGCAGTCAGAGCACACAGCAGGTTCTAAAATCAAATTTAGCACTTTCTATGCTCCACATGAGCATACAGAGTATCAGCTTTTATTGAATTGTCATAAATAAAGCCCACTGATTTAATAAGTAATCTGCTATGGGGTTTTAAATGAAAAGCTTTGAGCTACAACTGGGAGAAAATGTAAGAACAGAACAAGCAAAAATTAATTACTGACACACCCGTGTTTTTAAGAGATTAAGTCCTTTATAACACCTAGGGTTATGTCCTAAGGGTTAGAATAATACACCTGTGCTTCTTTCTGAAAAGGCTGCCCCTTAAAGGCTCCATACATTAGGAATGATGTGGTTATATAACATTTTGTTGAAGAGTAGAAGTTAAACATGTGAACTAAAGTTGTATGAGCAGAGTATGAGAAAGTGTTTCTTAAGTTAATGGGCAGAAGTCACTagaacaaaaaccaacaatTATGGacaattttgcaaatatttaataaaaatattttaatgtacatttttttctgcattacatataaaacttttttttgtttccacagAAATTGCGTTTTCTAGTAAGGCACTGGCTGTGCAAACAAAAGGAGCAGTTGCTTTATTTAAAGCATACTGTGCCACTGCAGGTCCAGCCCTGCAATTAAAGTGCTTTCCACAACATCAGCGACTCCTAACGTCAAAGAACAGGCTGCCCATATCACTGTGTCCACCAAAAgtcttcctcctctctattCACCTTGAGCCACTTCAGTCTGGCAACCGCCCATAATGGCATCCCGCTATGCTGACGTCCATCAGGAGATTGCATCGCAGACCTTGCCTTCCGGTGTAAAACGCCAGTGGGCATTCAAACTTAGACTTGAGTTTTGTTTTACAAGTACTCTGACATTAAAGTTCCAGATGCACTTGAAGACTTGTGCTAGGGCATCGCTAAAGATGAAGAAATATGATCAACTtgacaaaagagaaaagagtcTAGCAAGAGAAATGAGACTTtaagaggaaacacagcattcGTGCAAGGAATACTAAAGGTTTTAATGAATCTATGGCATAACTGGCCCATTCCATTAGTGCAGCAATGACCTTAGTTGGGCTATAAATTCTTTTCTGTCCAAATGTAATAAAGTTAagtggagaggaggaggatggcagAGGGAGGGAAGCACTATGAGGGGAGGGAAAGAGTGGGACAATGACTAACCACCTGAAGGTCACTGGGGAGAGATAGGAATTTCAAGGAAGACAACATGGCGCCACATAAAAACAGACAACGATTGGCTTGCTGACAGAGttcgtttttttttcattgtgtgTGTTCTTTGGTAAAGTGGTCCAGCAGCGTGAACGTCATCCTAACTATTTGGTTTCTCTacttttcaaccccccccccccccaaaaaaaataacaagcatATAAAGTATGCCGAGGAACATCAGACAatgcaaatgtattttaatttttttcagatttgtgtcacgttacaaaaaaacagaatcaaTCAATAGGAGGCATTTTTGAGCGATTTAAGTTAAGTCAAAAAGATATATTCTTATGCCAAAAAGATGAATTTATCAAACAGCATAATGTCTCAAAATGATCACtttatgaaataaaagcatcaaaacagtaaaacaaagtAAGTGTTTATATTATGTTTACTTTTTTCCACACGTCTGCATATCTTAATCTGCACATGCCTCTTTCTGTTGACGCTGTCGAGATGTGaggcatggaaaaaaaaaaagaaaaggtaggATGACCAGAATTGCAGGAGGGAGGCAAATGAGAGGAAAGAATAACCGAAACAGTGAGTTGGAGGTTGAAAAATAGAGCAATTCTGCTTGGGAGAAATGAAGGATAACCAAGCAGTCCCATCTGAATCAATGCAATGGATTTACCTTCGGACTGGAAGGAAGTATGAGGGCAAAAATAAATGGAGCCCAATAAACACAAAGAGCTCAATGAACAGGAGAAAATAACTCAGTGATGGACGAAACACCGGTTTGAACCAAAATGTAATACTAGAAAGGCATGGGAGATACATAGATGTGTCTAGTTTCTATTGGAGAACGAGGAAAGCCAACACAATACCAAGGAATAATTGCCAAATAATAGCCTATATACCCCATGGCATGAAGATAAATTAAATGTAGAGTATTTATAGTCTGATTACACCATATATCAGTGTCTAGTGGTTCTATATGTTTTGTAATAGTGTTTACTTTCTACTTGAAATAATCCAGTACATGTACATTACATAAGGGGACAGCATACCTTGATACTCAAGTATTATTACACAATCAATAaatctatctatccatctatccatctagCCATCCATTTCATGACAATGTTTCTATGTTGCGGGATCAGTACTCTGGATTTTCCTCTCCATAACCACCTCCTCAAGCTCTGAAAGGCGGTATAGAAGGGGGACACCAACACATTCCAAAGCCAACCAACAGATGTAAGCTCTCAAGCACGTCCTGACTCCGCCACATCTTCTCCTGGTAGGCGATACCCGTAGAAGGTCCCCGTAAGTATCTTAGTCAGATGTCTAAACCACCTCGACCATGTCCTTTGATATGTAAAGGTACTATAGCAGCTCAATACTGAGCCCCTCCTAAATGAATCCTCATCCTATCTTTAAAGGAGAGCCCATTTCGGAGGAAGCTCACTTCCCCCACTTATGTCCACAAAATTactctttcagtcactacctaAAGCTACTGACTTATTAGAGTAGGAATGTAGATCAACCAGTAAATTGATAGCTTTGCTGTCtcttcaccaccaccacagaTCACACTGTACCCCACACTGCACAGCTCCTCTACTCGAGACAGCAAGTGGAGTGAGCACTGAGTGAGCCCTCCACCCATTTCCAGCCAACAACTACTATCTCAAAATTGACTTGCCAATTATCATTCCCACCATATCACATTCAGTTGCAAACCACCCCAGTATGACCAGGAGGTCATTAGTCATTCTTcaatgactaaaaaaaaaaaacccccacctcATTCACAAAAAGCAAAGAGGTGATTCTGAGGCCCTCAAGCTAGAGACAAGCCGCTATTTGGCTATGCCTCAAAATTCTACCCATGAAAGTTATGAAGACAACCAGTGACAAAGGGCAGACCTGGCAGAGCCCAAACCCCACCAGAAACAAGCCCAACTAAGTGCCAGCAATGCATAGCATACTTTCACTTAGCTATAGCCCAAAACAAGAGGCCAAATACACAATACTCCTGAAAAACATCCCACAGGACATCCTAGGGGAAACAGTTAGTCAAACTCCCATAAATATCCTTGAGAAGATCAAGACCTTTTCCACAGTGTTTGACAACCAGGTTGAAACCACACTGTTCCTTCTGAATCAGAGGTTCTAACTAATAAATGGACTCTCCGGAGGATCATGCTCATCAGGCTCTCATTGTTGTTGCCCAGGTGAGCATGGAGATCCCCTGGAGGACAACAAAGTCCCCACATGGTGACTCTTACAGCACCCTGCTCAGTGACTCCAAGAAAGCTTTTCAGCACATAAGCACAAACAAAAGTCAGGACCCATTCCCCAGGCAGAAAGAGCAGGGAGACAACCTTCTTATCCATCTgaaaacaaccccaaaacattaaatcactttttctttaactaacaaaaaaaaaaaaaaaatagattgcAGTGATCAAGTTCCCAGTAAAAATGTCATACAAATCAAAGCCTCAAGGCTTAAAAATACATATGTTTGTgcgagaaaaagaaagaaactacaCACCTGTGATGATGAGGCATTCATTGTATTCAAGAGCTTCAGTAAAGAGGCGAGAGATAATGAGTTCAGGGTTGATAAGGAACCTGATTTCTTCTTGGACCAGTCCATGTCCTGTGACTCCACCACCTACAAACCTGTTGGCAAAGTCCACCTAGTgagatgaaattaaaaaaaaaaaaaaagaaaaagaaaagaaaaaaagaaggacatTTGTTGGTGGCCTCAAACTTGaaattaacatttatttaaaaaaatacagatacATGACATGTACGGTATGACATACTGCCCTTTGACCTATCAGTGCAAATGAGAGAATTTGTAAAATTCTGTCACTGTCACTCCTATTATTTAAACAAATACTTCAATTAGTGTCTCATTATCTATCCTTTTGTCCACTGTGGCCATTTATATCAGATAAATCTATAAAGTTCATTGCAGTGATCCTTCCTGCATGGAAATAATCCAATCAGGAAATTGTAACAGAACACAACCCATGAAGTCTAAAGATGTACTTCAAATCTACATTGCATGAATGTGTGCAGATTTTGCACATGTCTGAGTTTTGCATTTTCTAATAGGCCTCACTATTCATTATCTATTCAGTGTTTACtcaacaaagagaaaaaggaacCGGGCAATAAAAGGTCATTGATGTTCAGCAGTCTTCCAACTTTATCTGCGTTTTATCCCTTTGCATCTTTTATAACTTACTAAAAGTAAAGGAGTTGTCCATCTGAAATTTTTAAGACTGAACAACATATTTGAGTTATGTCAAAAACTACAACCAAACCAATTTGACACCAACTCCTAGAGTCACAATCTAAAGTCACAAACCCTGAAAATCAATATACAGTAaggtaaagaaaagaaaagtgctACAGCTCTGATTCTACAGGCCTCAGCTACCATGTTAAaaattaaagttcatgacaatacaattagaaaaagacaatAGTATGGAAGGGTTGCCAAGGGAaaccctcttctctctctccctctctgcaaagaacatggcagcacagtgtAGGTTTGCCAAGTTGGATCTGAACAAACACCAAGACTTCttgaacaatgtcctttggagaTGTTTGATGAAACCAACACAGCTTCTCAGCAGAAACACCTCAAACCAtttcaagcacggtggtggagtgGTGATGAGTCaggcttgttttgcagtcacatgacctaaatatgtttttcagcCTTAAAAAACTTCAACCCaatccagctaaaaaaaaatacatatataatgATATGAATGATATAAATTGACCGAAATAACAGTCTGGACTGATATTAATGACATTTTCCACATTTCAAAATTCTGTCTGTTACCCACAAAGTTCAAGATCTACAGTGAATAGAGTCCaagaaattaaattttaaaaaacagcccAGGGATTTGTTGAAATAAGATAAATCCATACCAATAACCGATATGTTTGTGCTTATTTCTAGGACTCATGCTTCTTTGGGGaagtattttcagtgtggtgcTTGAGCTTCATGCCATGAAAGACCAGATCTTGTTTTTGTGGCACGCATAAGAGAACATCCCATTCAAATCACAATGCGGATATTTAAACAGCTTGTCAGGGGTGAAGGTTCTGCTCAGTGGCCCACAGCTACGTCAATCTGTGTGACAGTGGGTTTGTGTATGTTTTCTAACCAGCCACTCAACTCCTCACCTTCACTGGTTTACCCCTAACCTCACCCCCCCCACCCTTCAATCTCACCTCCTGACAGGATGACAGCTCGCTCTGCCCTATCAAAACTCAACACACAACCAATGTCCAGCCTGCTGAGGTAGCCATCAATCCGCCTACAGGACTCCAAGCTCACTGGGTCACCCCGGTGAGATGGATCCCCGACGTcatctttgtctctgtgtgccTCCTTCTCCCTCATCCCCCACCCCAGGGTCCTCTCCTCCACCCTTGCCACTCGGAGCTACTCATGTGTATACATCAGCTGTCaactagaataaaataaatgcgCCAGCTACACAGAAACAACAAGGGGGGGTGAGAAGATGGGGTGACTCACTGCAGACAGAGATTCAATAACTTGCATTGATATGCACAAAAATCATACAACTGGTTTAAAGCTGAAGgtcatgtttttactttttaaagcaagaaaaatgGACTGATCGACAGAATCATACTCATTAGGTGTAACCACAGTAAAAACTGCAGAATactatttgtatttaaaattgaaaatttCAGCTCACAATAAAAGAGAAAGATTCTGTTAAGAAATGCTTTTGATATTTTTAACAAGACATGGATGACATGGAAGTATTTAATTACTGAAGTCAGAGGTAAAACTGTGTGCTTAGTGTGTGGTAAAACATTCCTACCTGGAGCATTCCATATCCATGTTCCTCAATTGTCCCTTCACAAGTGATATGCAGGCGTGTCAGCTGAGTCTGAGagctggacaaaaaaaaaggggagaaaaaaaccAACGATTACAAACATTTCAACATTCATGTGCTT
The Pelmatolapia mariae isolate MD_Pm_ZW linkage group LG13, Pm_UMD_F_2, whole genome shotgun sequence DNA segment above includes these coding regions:
- the parga gene encoding poly(ADP-ribose) glycohydrolase isoform X2 translates to MPCSEKNLFPMETEDGNGVQSRWDLIRTALQRGFKSCLDVRDAILRYNTAHAKKWDFTALNLLCTECLEHCEVQQLFDTVLPAMVDLALKAPRLCTMPIPLLKSRMNQSLTLSQEQIACLLANAFFCTFPRRNSRKSEYGNYPEINFYRLFEGPSPRKIEKLKTLLCYFRRVTQTTPKGLVTFTRQTLNNPPDWESSQTQLTRLHITCEGTIEEHGYGMLQVDFANRFVGGGVTGHGLVQEEIRFLINPELIISRLFTEALEYNECLIITGAEQYSKYSGYAESYNWVGIHKDETPRDDWQRRCTEIVAIDALKYRHFLEQFLPEKMTRELNKAYCGFHRNNANRKHLSAVATGNWGCGAFGGDTRLKALIQFMAAAEAGRDVAYFTFGDAQLMKDVHDMHAFLTEKRVTVGQLYDLLNQYFNEVCKNCRTTRPDVSLYRFIYETVSSPAASDTLNTAKDSGMSPVTSDPH